A DNA window from Paraburkholderia hospita contains the following coding sequences:
- a CDS encoding GTPase: MSPDSILRFNIKRLGKELARVPGRKVAIFGQPGAGKSSLLKNMTDAQVRPLPCIGSQTDATDWSTDPACELLSFHEREVYVDAPGHDTLNHPVNAFAPNFPFAAFDAFVFVISGKLHDADCLMFQRAMESRKSMCIARSFAESLTVEEAVAVERDLRRKLAAPAKLKFVFFSNRTREGVKHVQRFAKGE; this comes from the coding sequence GTGTCTCCGGATTCCATTCTCAGATTCAACATTAAGCGTCTCGGTAAGGAACTGGCTCGCGTGCCCGGTCGGAAGGTCGCCATCTTCGGTCAGCCGGGCGCGGGCAAATCCTCGCTTCTGAAAAACATGACCGATGCGCAAGTGAGGCCCCTGCCGTGCATCGGCTCTCAAACCGACGCGACCGACTGGTCCACGGATCCGGCGTGCGAACTGCTCAGCTTTCACGAGCGCGAAGTGTACGTCGACGCACCGGGTCACGATACGCTGAACCACCCGGTCAATGCCTTCGCGCCGAACTTCCCGTTCGCAGCATTCGATGCGTTCGTATTCGTCATTAGCGGGAAGCTGCATGATGCCGACTGCCTGATGTTTCAGCGTGCAATGGAGTCGCGCAAATCGATGTGCATTGCCCGATCGTTCGCGGAATCACTGACAGTGGAAGAGGCTGTCGCGGTCGAGCGCGATTTGCGGCGCAAGCTGGCCGCTCCCGCGAAATTGAAGTTCGTGTTTTTCAGCAACCGTACGCGGGAGGGTGTGAAGCATGTGCAAAGGTTCGCGAAGGGAGAGTGA
- a CDS encoding AAA family ATPase, with the protein MRLLHCLVLPHYRIGDHGTVNYPRERIADAEDCRDMTGFIQRRLGAGRPDPNKERVCAFMLDRIRVQPDISALRGTLQRRVDEISGGLARWVPRINVVSGVIHVRATAGSGKTQLALALLRQSRVALKAASYVCFNRPLADQMRVFAPSDVEVSSFHQLCWEAAGRPRVSQDFEALAQRYLEEQQRAVPHLDVLVIDELQDMQAAWVQALISRVQENGRIYLLEDPEQCVYTDRVQIEISDAVMMTARENYRSPRKIVETINLLRLTEEPIAPCAPIAGVPPEFTVYSPAARNVAQATSDAVRRCIQSGYAPDDIVVLCWRGRGHSALLADDMLAEWKLRKFTGEYDEAGQPIYSDGELMIETVRRFKGQSAPAIVLTEVDFDRSDALWPQLLFVGLTRARMHVEVVISDTAVRALESRLTAM; encoded by the coding sequence GTGCGCCTGCTGCATTGCCTCGTTTTGCCACACTATCGAATTGGCGATCACGGGACGGTGAATTACCCGCGTGAACGTATCGCGGACGCGGAAGATTGCCGCGATATGACAGGATTCATCCAACGCCGGCTAGGCGCTGGGCGGCCCGATCCGAATAAAGAACGGGTGTGCGCCTTCATGCTCGACCGCATTCGCGTCCAGCCCGACATCTCGGCGCTGAGGGGCACGCTCCAGCGACGTGTCGACGAGATTTCCGGCGGGCTGGCGCGTTGGGTGCCTCGCATCAATGTGGTGAGCGGCGTCATCCACGTGCGGGCAACGGCCGGATCAGGCAAGACCCAACTCGCGCTCGCGTTGCTTCGACAGTCGCGTGTGGCGCTGAAAGCGGCTTCGTATGTATGCTTCAACCGCCCTTTGGCCGATCAGATGCGCGTGTTCGCGCCGTCAGACGTCGAGGTCAGCAGTTTCCATCAGCTGTGCTGGGAGGCTGCTGGACGACCGCGAGTTTCACAAGACTTCGAGGCACTTGCACAGCGCTATCTTGAGGAACAGCAGCGCGCCGTGCCTCATCTCGATGTGCTGGTGATCGACGAACTGCAGGACATGCAGGCGGCGTGGGTGCAGGCGCTGATCTCGCGCGTGCAGGAAAACGGCCGCATTTATCTGCTCGAGGATCCCGAGCAATGCGTCTACACGGATCGAGTGCAGATCGAAATCAGCGACGCCGTGATGATGACGGCCCGGGAGAATTACCGGAGCCCGCGCAAGATCGTGGAAACAATCAACCTGCTCCGCTTGACCGAAGAGCCGATCGCGCCCTGTGCGCCGATCGCCGGCGTGCCGCCGGAATTCACGGTCTACAGCCCCGCTGCTCGGAATGTTGCGCAAGCGACTTCTGACGCAGTTCGCCGATGCATCCAGTCCGGTTATGCACCGGACGACATCGTCGTGTTGTGCTGGCGCGGGCGGGGCCATTCTGCGCTACTGGCTGACGACATGCTGGCGGAATGGAAGCTGAGGAAGTTCACGGGCGAGTATGACGAGGCGGGACAGCCGATCTACTCTGACGGCGAGCTGATGATCGAGACGGTTCGACGCTTCAAGGGGCAATCAGCACCCGCAATCGTGCTCACTGAAGTCGACTTTGATCGCTCGGATGCGTTGTGGCCGCAACTGTTATTCGTTGGGTTGACCCGGGCGCGGATGCATGTAGAAGTCGTCATTTCGGACACTGCGGTGCGGGCGCTGGAGTCGCGCCTGACGGCCATGTGA
- a CDS encoding diguanylate cyclase regulator RdcB family protein codes for MSRAPIDIESAVCKTLTCLPEKLVVDFANCVAESTGRLAGQTGRNGFFTRCWEGFTGRSAERQWRLNQNFAEGLDVTLQWLTELTESVAHSNLAIGRVHDTVNRMMLELADVADCSANVRDELRMSTSRLEKRLDALASELARVDFIQRVQLNLDQVFNRWRAGRFAGLSPAGRAYAALECLWWGTFGDYCRYQNGPQRHAFVEDAMNRVTAQLAEDARCGTHDRVDSSWWLTSGSAPEQLEGAAALSYLGDTLDPARCPVAFAIAHTPDRLPLEMPLRATPRRIGDALVRELFGEPARG; via the coding sequence ATGAGCAGAGCGCCCATCGATATCGAGTCGGCGGTCTGCAAGACGCTGACTTGCCTTCCTGAGAAGCTGGTGGTCGACTTCGCCAATTGCGTCGCCGAGTCCACAGGACGGCTGGCCGGGCAGACTGGTCGCAACGGTTTCTTCACGCGCTGCTGGGAGGGCTTCACGGGCCGCAGCGCCGAGCGCCAATGGCGCCTGAACCAGAATTTCGCGGAAGGTCTCGACGTCACGCTGCAATGGTTGACGGAGCTGACGGAATCCGTCGCGCACAGCAATCTCGCGATTGGTCGCGTGCACGACACGGTCAACCGCATGATGCTCGAGCTCGCGGATGTGGCGGATTGCTCGGCGAATGTCAGGGATGAACTGCGGATGAGCACGTCGCGTCTGGAGAAGCGACTCGATGCGCTCGCCAGCGAACTCGCACGCGTGGACTTCATTCAGCGCGTGCAGTTGAATCTGGATCAGGTGTTCAACCGCTGGCGCGCGGGTCGCTTTGCAGGTCTCTCACCGGCCGGCCGGGCCTATGCGGCGCTCGAATGTCTGTGGTGGGGCACATTTGGCGACTACTGCCGCTATCAGAACGGGCCGCAACGCCATGCGTTTGTCGAAGACGCGATGAACCGCGTGACCGCTCAGCTGGCTGAAGATGCCCGATGCGGGACGCACGACCGGGTCGATTCGTCATGGTGGCTCACGTCGGGCAGCGCGCCTGAGCAACTCGAAGGTGCGGCGGCACTCTCCTACCTCGGGGACACGCTGGACCCGGCGCGCTGTCCGGTCGCGTTCGCCATCGCTCATACGCCTGACCGCCTGCCGCTCGAAATGCCGTTGCGCGCGACCCCAAGGCGCATCGGCGATGCGTTGGTACGCGAACTCTTTGGAGAGCCTGCACGTGGATAA
- a CDS encoding phospholipase D-like domain-containing protein — MLDALKGDVAWHAATVVSPYWSAVDQLVEALGVKTCRFVPSLTADGKYRFPVDTVNLTDRTFAAFEKDSERYTHAKALLLENGQERVLCIGSANFTQAAMLSAGNQTLTNIEAMLRYELGAAPDPWKAQLRLLPDPSFASVDEDDEEDGAPPLPPFDATVLYDWTAGEFRAHLTVTGSEPVRDLVLSIGAYSWTIATAAAGETCVMQPWVYKGAQPVRSFSVHYRLAQDEPAMFRGLITQLNAGDDQLGYLPRPRLNRVLELLRSLNPLATTGKTRERVLSELADGTGDGEEESADPTFDFFGLFQATWKLQEYYQTKAAAERDPYDKLAPYGAVTLYRAITGQAAITHEEKIGRYIQLSEMRDVVARLDKTTKFKSTETFRSDIETEISVLGAEMTQLLGESQSFRSMFGEATPERIEAFLSWFHEELQREVSHQAGGNHGR, encoded by the coding sequence ATGCTCGACGCGTTGAAGGGCGACGTAGCCTGGCATGCGGCGACGGTTGTTTCGCCTTATTGGAGCGCCGTGGATCAACTGGTCGAGGCGCTTGGCGTGAAGACATGCCGCTTCGTGCCATCGCTGACAGCCGATGGGAAGTACCGCTTCCCTGTGGATACCGTCAACCTGACGGACCGAACGTTCGCGGCGTTCGAGAAAGATAGCGAACGTTATACGCATGCAAAGGCGCTGCTGCTTGAGAACGGACAGGAGCGGGTACTGTGCATCGGCTCGGCGAATTTCACTCAGGCGGCGATGCTTTCTGCCGGGAATCAGACGCTGACGAATATCGAGGCGATGCTGCGCTACGAACTCGGCGCTGCGCCCGACCCCTGGAAAGCGCAACTGCGGTTGCTACCCGATCCTTCCTTTGCGTCGGTTGATGAGGATGATGAGGAGGACGGCGCGCCGCCGCTTCCGCCTTTCGATGCGACGGTACTATATGACTGGACGGCGGGTGAATTTCGCGCGCATTTGACCGTCACGGGTAGCGAGCCGGTCCGTGATCTCGTTCTTTCGATCGGTGCGTACAGTTGGACGATCGCTACTGCGGCCGCCGGCGAGACGTGCGTCATGCAACCCTGGGTTTACAAAGGCGCACAACCGGTGCGATCGTTCTCGGTCCACTACCGCCTCGCTCAAGATGAACCGGCGATGTTTCGCGGATTGATCACCCAGCTCAACGCCGGCGACGATCAACTCGGCTATCTGCCGCGTCCGCGCCTCAACCGGGTTCTCGAACTGCTGCGAAGCCTCAATCCACTTGCGACGACCGGCAAGACCCGCGAGCGCGTTCTTTCCGAGCTTGCAGATGGCACGGGCGATGGCGAGGAAGAGTCCGCCGATCCGACCTTCGACTTTTTCGGTCTTTTCCAGGCTACCTGGAAGCTGCAAGAGTACTACCAGACGAAAGCAGCGGCTGAGCGCGACCCTTACGACAAGCTCGCACCTTATGGTGCAGTGACGCTTTATCGCGCGATCACCGGGCAGGCGGCGATCACGCATGAAGAGAAGATCGGCCGGTATATCCAGCTGTCGGAAATGCGCGATGTTGTCGCGCGTCTGGACAAGACGACGAAGTTCAAATCGACTGAAACATTCCGCAGCGACATCGAGACCGAAATCAGCGTGCTTGGCGCCGAGATGACGCAGTTGCTCGGCGAGTCGCAATCGTTTCGATCGATGTTCGGCGAGGCGACCCCCGAACGCATCGAAGCATTCCTGAGCTGGTTCCATGAGGAGCTACAGCGGGAAGTGAGTCACCAGGCGGGAGGCAATCATGGTCGATAA
- a CDS encoding dynamin family protein, whose product MTLNPGIVAEPKRDEPQIFDLESTRIRIGEMHSEQCKVEQLEMVLAVVGTMKAGKSTTINAIVGAEVLPNRNRPMTALPTLIRHTPGKIVPVLKLDRTEPINALMRTLAEAAARPEHSEIIRGLQDDKDMVALLQLVKSGGEFQQCYEGADEIFRFLKGLNDLVRLAGEMGVDFPFDSYSHIEAIPVIEVEFGHLRGRSDFQGRLALLDTPGPNEAGQPHLRKMLREQLRNASAILAVLDFTQLKSDADAELRKELVDIGGARTYALVNKFDQRDRNGDDADDVRALVAGKLLPEVVRPDDVFPVSSKRGYLANRARTVLAAQGHLPDPKTEGWVEDFATEAMGSSWDEDDLDDSEKVESAAGKLWKKSNFQTLLTDVIEYAHARAAALAIDSAAQKLIKLTGDASNFLDIRKTGLAQDAQKLHAQINAIVEDIRKIGELEQTAQKATENALADMAGTVDERFSRSQKDVEAVVDLYFQQGKMAELEAAIEQQKPRSRKVIKKSLRSGESAPWLSGILASFAKAVGEAFNPGGDTDFNPNMETIQFDDASKATELMDTIRSRVEEVMAHAESDMQHDLMQLIEDFRKRFSDHVEAPAHRIIGDLNQRLGEDGFTVKLVIPMIALDTIEFSSGEMLADAIQHKTRTVTRQRRQSGTWGKVCSWFNTNDWGWEDYSVSVEYSEIHLGTVKEMVARRIGESFDGLAERIHASVKEPVNLATGEFFAVFKGEVQKIRGTLMQSERDQQRDKAEKDRLIEELVVLMQNVPAAREDSEELRRETQHWLSDEVEEQA is encoded by the coding sequence ATGACACTGAACCCAGGCATCGTGGCGGAGCCGAAGCGCGACGAGCCGCAGATCTTTGATCTCGAATCGACGCGCATTCGCATCGGCGAGATGCATAGCGAGCAGTGCAAGGTTGAACAGCTCGAAATGGTGCTTGCCGTTGTTGGCACCATGAAGGCCGGCAAATCAACGACGATCAATGCGATCGTGGGCGCGGAAGTGCTGCCGAACCGCAATCGCCCGATGACCGCGCTGCCGACGCTGATCCGTCACACGCCTGGCAAGATCGTACCGGTCCTGAAGCTTGACCGCACAGAGCCAATCAATGCGTTGATGCGCACGCTTGCGGAAGCGGCTGCGCGTCCCGAGCATAGCGAAATCATTCGAGGACTGCAGGACGACAAGGACATGGTGGCCCTGCTGCAGCTCGTGAAGAGCGGCGGCGAGTTCCAGCAGTGCTACGAAGGCGCAGACGAGATCTTTCGTTTCCTCAAAGGCCTGAACGATCTGGTTCGTCTTGCTGGCGAAATGGGCGTCGACTTCCCGTTCGACAGCTACAGCCACATCGAAGCGATTCCCGTGATCGAGGTGGAATTCGGCCACTTGCGCGGCAGGTCGGACTTTCAGGGGCGTCTCGCGCTGCTCGATACCCCGGGACCGAACGAGGCGGGTCAACCCCATCTTCGCAAGATGCTACGCGAGCAGTTGCGTAACGCATCGGCGATTCTCGCGGTGCTCGACTTCACGCAGCTCAAGTCTGACGCCGACGCTGAACTGCGCAAGGAACTGGTGGATATCGGTGGCGCGCGCACCTATGCGCTCGTGAACAAGTTCGACCAGCGAGACCGCAACGGCGACGATGCGGACGACGTGCGTGCGCTCGTCGCCGGCAAGCTGCTGCCAGAGGTGGTACGCCCGGATGACGTTTTCCCGGTTTCGTCGAAGCGCGGCTATCTGGCGAACCGGGCGCGGACCGTGCTGGCCGCCCAGGGGCACCTGCCTGACCCGAAGACCGAGGGCTGGGTCGAAGACTTCGCCACTGAGGCCATGGGCAGCAGTTGGGACGAAGACGACCTGGACGATTCCGAAAAGGTCGAGAGCGCCGCCGGGAAGCTCTGGAAGAAGTCGAATTTCCAGACGTTACTCACGGACGTGATCGAATACGCGCACGCACGTGCGGCGGCGCTTGCGATCGACTCGGCTGCGCAGAAGCTCATCAAGCTCACTGGCGACGCGTCGAACTTTCTCGACATTCGCAAAACCGGCCTTGCGCAGGACGCACAGAAGCTGCACGCGCAGATCAACGCCATTGTCGAGGACATCCGTAAGATTGGCGAGCTGGAACAGACGGCTCAGAAGGCGACGGAGAATGCATTGGCCGATATGGCAGGCACGGTCGACGAGCGATTCTCGAGGAGCCAGAAGGACGTCGAGGCCGTTGTGGATCTGTACTTCCAGCAAGGCAAGATGGCCGAACTGGAAGCGGCGATCGAGCAGCAGAAGCCGCGATCGCGCAAGGTCATCAAGAAGTCATTGCGCTCTGGCGAGTCGGCGCCGTGGTTGAGCGGCATCCTCGCATCGTTCGCGAAGGCGGTCGGGGAGGCGTTCAATCCCGGCGGAGATACCGACTTCAATCCGAACATGGAGACGATTCAGTTCGATGACGCGAGCAAGGCGACGGAACTGATGGATACCATCCGCTCGCGGGTGGAAGAAGTCATGGCGCATGCGGAAAGCGACATGCAGCACGATCTGATGCAACTGATCGAGGACTTCAGGAAGCGCTTTAGCGACCACGTCGAGGCGCCAGCTCACCGGATTATCGGCGACCTGAACCAACGCCTCGGCGAAGACGGTTTCACGGTGAAGCTGGTCATCCCGATGATCGCGCTCGACACCATCGAGTTTTCGAGTGGTGAGATGCTGGCCGATGCGATTCAGCACAAGACGCGCACGGTCACGCGCCAGCGCCGCCAATCGGGTACATGGGGCAAGGTCTGCAGCTGGTTCAATACCAACGATTGGGGCTGGGAAGACTATAGCGTTTCGGTCGAATACTCGGAGATCCATCTTGGCACGGTGAAGGAGATGGTCGCCAGACGAATCGGCGAGAGCTTCGATGGTCTCGCAGAACGCATCCACGCATCGGTCAAGGAGCCAGTCAACCTGGCGACGGGCGAGTTCTTCGCCGTGTTCAAGGGCGAAGTCCAGAAGATTCGCGGCACGCTGATGCAAAGCGAGCGCGACCAGCAGCGTGACAAGGCCGAGAAGGACCGGTTGATCGAGGAGCTGGTTGTCTTGATGCAGAATGTGCCGGCCGCGCGCGAGGACAGCGAGGAGCTGCGTCGCGAGACGCAGCACTGGCTGTCCGATGAGGTGGAAGAGCAGGCATGA
- a CDS encoding GTPase family protein, translating into MSIHHEANQMREELERDRNTTVSVALFGQPGAGKSSLINKIVGKRVAEVGVETDKTVDATPYEVNGLRFVDLPGYGTSRFPKASYFSDFQLQNFDLFLCVTSGKLHQADTELFRELHKQGKVCIYVVNKVDELWEEGVGIEELKARKERDISKNLEVPVKTIFTSCRTSEGLDQLNTEIKNNLDGAKRERWLRDAKAYSARFLEEKKEACEKYVVTAAAASAVNAINPIPGADIAVDLSILVGLFAGIRQAYGLDEAALDKLKQSAIPVVGRLASNVVSYAAREGLMQLLKRCIGREALKQFSKYVPFVGQGVAATLGYVITSNVGSMYLDDCHELAKQIIENKLVI; encoded by the coding sequence ATGTCGATTCATCACGAAGCAAATCAGATGCGCGAAGAACTTGAGCGCGATCGCAATACGACAGTTTCCGTTGCGTTGTTTGGTCAACCCGGCGCGGGCAAATCGTCGCTGATCAACAAGATCGTCGGCAAGCGAGTGGCAGAAGTCGGGGTGGAAACGGACAAGACTGTCGATGCCACGCCTTATGAGGTAAATGGCCTGCGCTTTGTGGATTTGCCGGGTTACGGCACATCGAGATTTCCGAAGGCCAGCTACTTCAGCGATTTCCAGCTCCAGAACTTCGATCTCTTTCTCTGCGTGACCAGCGGTAAGCTCCATCAGGCCGACACGGAACTGTTTCGCGAACTGCACAAGCAAGGTAAGGTGTGTATCTACGTGGTAAACAAGGTAGATGAATTGTGGGAGGAAGGCGTCGGGATAGAGGAACTTAAGGCGCGCAAGGAAAGGGACATCAGCAAGAACCTTGAGGTCCCAGTAAAAACCATTTTCACGAGCTGTCGCACTTCCGAAGGTCTCGATCAATTAAACACTGAGATCAAGAACAACCTCGACGGCGCCAAACGTGAGCGATGGCTGCGCGATGCCAAGGCCTATAGTGCCAGGTTCCTTGAGGAGAAGAAGGAGGCATGCGAAAAATACGTCGTGACGGCAGCGGCAGCTTCGGCGGTCAACGCGATAAATCCGATTCCTGGCGCCGACATCGCAGTCGATCTTTCGATTCTCGTCGGGCTATTTGCGGGAATTCGCCAAGCCTACGGACTCGATGAAGCTGCGCTAGACAAGCTGAAGCAATCGGCTATTCCCGTAGTAGGCAGGCTTGCCAGCAACGTGGTCTCCTATGCCGCACGTGAAGGGCTGATGCAGTTGCTGAAGCGCTGCATCGGCAGAGAGGCGCTCAAACAGTTCTCGAAGTACGTGCCATTTGTGGGGCAGGGCGTAGCGGCGACACTCGGCTATGTCATCACGAGCAATGTGGGTAGCATGTATCTTGACGACTGTCATGAACTTGCAAAGCAGATCATCGAAAACAAGCTTGTGATTTGA
- a CDS encoding patatin-like phospholipase family protein codes for MDKLKVGLVLSGGGAKGAYQVGVMRALAELGAQVDMVAGASIGALNGAIVASAVTPQKAHAHLAQLWDRLAQASPVEFQAFGYLTMLSSAGVALAPTHALDRVLKAARLAAAALDVDLAKSLDRLENSLASDAPLKALMDEYLDPAALKAGLPLYVSLFRSQSPFDDLLRIAAAEAGVMDTPESAYVHVQSLPATEQKAALLASAAIPVIYAAKTIDGKRYSDGGIGGWRTMQGNTPAGALLDAGCNMLIVVHLSDDSPWSRRDFPQATVLEIRPQRAIARDPSLLDHRDLLGFDSTRIPSWIAQGYEDTLACAQRIMRPDAARRALRESEKILEAKQAQSISNEARLADAMARLRRDL; via the coding sequence GTGGATAAACTCAAGGTAGGTCTGGTGCTCTCGGGGGGCGGTGCCAAGGGCGCTTATCAGGTTGGCGTCATGCGCGCGCTGGCGGAACTCGGCGCGCAGGTCGACATGGTCGCGGGCGCGAGTATCGGCGCGCTCAATGGTGCGATCGTGGCGTCTGCCGTTACCCCGCAGAAGGCGCATGCGCATCTGGCCCAGCTATGGGACCGGCTTGCGCAGGCTTCGCCGGTGGAGTTTCAGGCGTTCGGCTATCTGACGATGCTGTCCTCGGCGGGTGTCGCGCTGGCGCCTACGCACGCGCTCGACCGCGTGCTCAAGGCGGCGCGGCTCGCCGCCGCAGCGCTCGACGTCGATCTGGCAAAGTCGCTCGACAGGCTGGAAAACAGCCTCGCCAGCGATGCACCTCTCAAGGCGCTGATGGACGAGTATCTCGATCCGGCGGCGCTGAAGGCCGGCTTGCCACTATATGTCTCGCTGTTCCGGTCGCAGTCCCCCTTCGACGATCTGCTTCGCATCGCTGCCGCCGAAGCCGGAGTTATGGACACACCCGAGTCCGCCTACGTGCACGTGCAAAGCTTGCCGGCAACCGAGCAAAAGGCAGCGTTGCTTGCGTCCGCCGCGATTCCGGTGATCTACGCGGCGAAAACGATCGACGGCAAGCGCTATTCCGATGGTGGCATCGGAGGTTGGCGCACGATGCAGGGCAATACGCCTGCGGGTGCGCTACTCGATGCGGGCTGCAACATGCTGATCGTCGTGCATCTGTCCGACGACTCGCCGTGGTCGCGCCGCGATTTCCCGCAGGCGACCGTGCTGGAAATCCGCCCGCAGCGCGCAATCGCGCGCGACCCTAGCTTGCTCGACCATCGCGATCTGCTCGGCTTCGACTCAACGCGGATTCCCTCGTGGATCGCGCAGGGCTACGAGGACACGCTTGCGTGCGCTCAGCGCATCATGCGGCCCGATGCGGCCAGGCGTGCGCTGCGCGAGTCGGAAAAAATATTGGAAGCGAAGCAGGCCCAAAGTATTTCGAATGAAGCGCGCCTCGCTGATGCAATGGCACGCTTGCGTCGCGACTTGTGA